Proteins encoded together in one Macadamia integrifolia cultivar HAES 741 chromosome 8, SCU_Mint_v3, whole genome shotgun sequence window:
- the LOC122085841 gene encoding mitochondrial acidic protein MAM33, with the protein MWKKVFAGASGALQPWRMVPHRNSSVSTAVDSILLRSLKEHYHEVSKMTQPPKVSPPSSFAIVKGALDKNGPVLRRTYGDEEISISVMRLANIIPGGGDGDDDDGINQLFLHVDISKPGREDSLHFLCGLYPDALGIHSVSLRPKLQTSQFLVAPSKYSGPVFQDLEERMRDALHNYIEQRGVNESLFPFLQAWLYVKDHRNLMRWFKTTGTFINDCKSA; encoded by the exons atgtggaaGAAGGTATTTGCAGGCGCCAGTGGCGCATTGCAGCCATGGAGAATGGTACCTCATCGTAACTCCAGCGTTTCTACCGCCGTCGACTCTATATTACTTCGTTCCCTGAAAGAGCACTACCACGAAGTATCTAAAATGACTCAACCACCG AAAGTAAGCCCGCCATCATCTTTTGCGATTGTGAAAGGTGCGCTTGACAAAAACGGCCCCGTTCTCCGACGAACTTACGGCGATGAAGAAATTAGTATCTCTGTGATGCGATTAGCCAATATTATTCCTGGCGGTGGAGATGGCGATGACGACGATGGTATTAATCAGTTGTTCCTTCATGTTGATATCTCAAAACCCGGGCGGGAGGATTCTCTTCATTTCCTGTGTGGGCTTTATCCGGACGCATTAGGAATTCACTCTGTGTCCCTGAGGCCAAAGCTTCAAACTTCTCAATTCCTCGTCGCTCCTTCCAAGTACAGTGGCCCGGTTTTCCA AGATCTGGAAGAGAGGATGAGGGATGCGCTTCATAATTACATAGAACAACGTGGTGTCAATGAGAGTCTCTTTCCCTTTCTACAGGCATGGCTTTATGTGAAGGACCATCGGAATCTTATGCGGTGGTTCAAAACAACAGGCACCTTCATTAATGATTGCAAATCAGCATGA